In Mustela lutreola isolate mMusLut2 chromosome 16, mMusLut2.pri, whole genome shotgun sequence, the genomic window CCACTCTGAGTTACATCCCAGGATCTGGGGCTGTGACAAAGGGAACCCCACCGATGACTGATATTGAGTTTCCCGCCAGTCAGGCATGGCAGGGGGCACAAAATCAGAGTGATGGTCATTTGGTTTAGGAGAACGTGCCATTCCTTTCACACCCAGGTTTGTGGAATAAGGCTCAAAGCTCATggcaggaatttttctttttggtctgttTGGTTTATTATTATCTTAGAGGGCCTAGTACATTGCCTAACACACAATAGGTATTTGAGAAATATTAATGTATAAAGGCATACACAGAAGATAAGGTATAGGGTGCCCACAAAATGCTAGAGATCTATAGAAGCTTCCCTTAGAttcttcttttcacatctgtccTAGAAACTTGGTGTTCTTGTTCACATGTTCCTTCCTCCcgccttctctttctccctctccccttcctcctcctattTCAGCCGTCCTCATGCATTTACACATGTTCATATACGCAGCATATTGTTTATAGGTATGTCTTTCTAGCTCAGACGAAGGTTAGTGTGTCGCAGCTCATCCCACCACGTTCTGCCGCCCACCTTCCCACGCATGGACGGTCGCCGCAGCCCAGCATCTGTCAGCACTGGGGGGAGATCAAACAGATCTCCTGTGATGGAAATTCTTTGGACTATATACGCAGGAGCGGAATGCTTGTCACTGTGGTGTCTGTGTGACTTCACCAAGAAAGGCCACGCGCGCGGCCTGCACTACCTACTGGCGAGGCTGGAAGTTCCTTTAGTTCCTGATCTGGGCCAACACTGGCATTCCCCAGCTTACTAATATTTCCCAGTCTAAttaggtgtaaagtgatatccttcattgttgttttaaattgcaCTTCTTGTCCCTATTTTGGGGAAAGAATTGAAGCTTCAGAGGAGTTACGTGCCCAGGGACCCTCAACTGGTGCATGCGTAGCTGGGCTTTGTGCATcagctctgggctcaggctggAGTCACCTGGGGCTCCGCAGCCCTTCACCTGGGCCTCACGCCTCTACCAGCGGCAGCTGGATAAGCGGGGGTGCAGGTCTTCtgctgtgatcgagccccacctggTGGCACTGACGGGGAACTGCAGCtgtgaaagggaaggaggaggggaagggaggaacccTGAACCACCTTCACTTTTGaggctcttattttttaaaaaataatttttccaattttattttttattgagatacagttaTCATGTAAGTTGTTATCTTCTTGTGTGCAAGATACGTTTTTTGGTGATGAGAATTTTCAAGACCCAAATATACTCAATCCCCAAATAAACAGCATGCCATTATCATGACTgtacatccccaggacttatttttcttataactggaagtttctgCTCTCCCTGGCCGGCTTCACTGCGCAGGTGCGGGGAACCCAAAGTGCTTCACTTTTGAggctatttctgtttttaacaaacaaaaccagaactctggtagtatacttttaaaataatgtattttaaaaaatatattttaaatttatttgacagacagagatcacaagtaggcggagaggcaggcagagagagggggaggaagcaggctccctgctgagcagagagcccgatgcagggctcgattccaggaccctgagaccatgacctgagccgaaggcagaggcttaacccactgagccacccaggcgcccctaaaataatgTACTTTTAATTAAAGTATGTACTTGCCTAAAAGGCATAAATCCCAAGTGTACAGGGAATGAACCTCACAAGTGAACACCTGTGTAGGCAACACTGTCCCTCCAGCCACGACAGCTCTTCCTCCAGGAGCTGCCCGCTATCCTGGCTTCTATCTAACTCAGTTGATTCATCCCACCTGGAAGATTGCTGTATCCACGAACCATACAGTTGTTCCCTTTTGTATcttgctacttctttttttttttttttaagattttatttatttatttatttgacagagatcacaagtaggcagagaggcaggcagagagagaggaggaagcaggctcgatgtggggctcgatcccaggactctgggatcataacctgagccgaaggcagaggctttaacccactgagccactcaggtgcccctattttgctACTTCTGCACGATGCTATGTGCTTTGTGCTTTGTTCTTTCATATTTGTTCATTCTCGGTGTTATGCACTAGTCCACTGTGTGAATATGCCACGAGCTTTCCTGTCTACTGCCGATGGACGTTTACGTGGACTCCAGCATTTGGCTGTATTGAATGCAGCCACGAGGAACATTCTGGGACAGTCTTTGGAGGCACCTATGTAGGATCCTGCGAGGTATGTATCTAGGAATGGAAACACTGGGCCCACAGGTGTATGAGCAACTTTGGTAGATACTGTCAGCTTTCCAGGCTGGCCGTGCCCACTTCCCATGCCAACCACGTGCTGAGTGTTCTCCTGGCTCTATATATTCAATTATAATTGATATTatcactcttttttattttatttattttatttttaaaagattttatttatttgagacagagatagtgagagagcgcacatgagccaggaggagagggagaagcagattctcccgctgagtggggagtcccatgtgggactcgatcccaggaccctgggatcatgatttgagctgaaggcagacacttaaccgactgagccacccaggcaactcttGTCACTCTTTTTAGCTGTTCTGGTGGGTGTTAGTGGTGctgccttgtttttttcttttcgtttGCATTCCTGAAAACTAACGAAATTTCTTACATTTGTTGGTCACTTAGCTAAACACTTTCACAAACTACCTATGCAAGACTTTGACCCATTTTTTGATTGAGTTACCTGCGTTTTTCATACTGATTTATAGGAATTGAAAACAGGTCATCTGCATACGAGCCCTTTGTAGGATCTATCTTCTCCCACTGGGGTCACTTGCGTTCTCGCTCTCTTACTGATGTTTTGAAGAGCAGACGTTCTGCTTTCACTATggtaaatttattaatattttcttttattactgaggctttttgtgttgtttaaaattttttggctCACCCCAAGGTCGTGGAGAttgtcttctctgtttcttctagaagctttcaCAATCTGCATCCATCTGGAACGGATTTCTGCATATGGCGGTAGGCGGAGGGTCGATACCTTTTTCCATATGGACATTTAATTGACCAGCctgatttattgaaaagattgtcttttccccCACTGCACCACAGTGTCACCTTTGCCATAAACCAGGGGATTGTACCTGTGTGAGTCTGTTCCTGGTGTACCTGTGTGTTTCTGCTAGAAAATGTAATCACGAGTTTATAAAATTTCAGAGTTTATAAAATACTGTGCATAGTGTGCTGCCGGTGGCGCTGTCTGCCAAGGGACCCTGGCTTGGGGTTGCTTTTCAGTAGCCTTCCTGATAACTAAGGATGAATGTTCCTTTCTCAATGTTAGCTGTGAATCTTGGGGCTCACTGTAGGTTTATTTGGTCAGAATGTCAGGAAGCTGAGTTGGAGGCTCTTTGTGCTTGTGGAGTCCACACAGGAAAGCCCTCTGGACCCCAGGAGAGCACCCAGGGGGCCCTAGGATCTGGAGTGGGGCAGCGTCTCTCTTGTATactcctttcccctttcttttgttgtctctgCTGATGCCCAGGGGAAGCTTGCAACCCAACTCCGTGGGAACACCTGGGGTCTGAGAAGTGAGGCTCCCACAGCAGCCCCCCACGCCGTGAGGGTCTGGAAACACCCAGCCGTCCCTGAAGGTGTGGCATTCAGCTCCCCACAGTCCCgcatgggcaggggtggggtggtgcATAAGACTTGAGgtgtgtgtccccctccctgacCCAGCCCCTCACTCCTTGCCCCTCCTGATGTCCCTCTGGGGATCCTGCCACTTCTCACTTCTAAGTTTGCTTTTCTAAGACGGCCATTCTACAGCGTCTTCTTTTGGTAGAGAGACGACCCGCAGTTTCCCCGGCGTTGGTTCTAACTCGGGTCAAGGACAAACGCTACCTTTGCACTATGGTCCATGCAGTTCAGCCTTGTTTTCTGATGGCTACTGTCTAAAAGGGATGCCCCAGGTCTGAAGGCCGAGGCCTGGCATACCGGAGGGTGTTGTCTGGGGGCCGAGGGCCCAACAGCAGAGGGAGCCTGCGGTGACCTAGAGGGCCACGCTGGGGTTTTGGTTGAACACCTTTTTCGCATCTATCTCTCCTTCGACCATGTGGGGGTGGATGTCCACGTTCATGCCCGCGTCCTTGCATAGCTTCAGCAAGGTCCGAATGTTGTTCTTGGACAGCCTCAGGTATCTGCGCAAGACAGGGCCAGAGGGGTGAGCGGAGTGCGGAGTCACCGTTGCTTCGAACTTTATTGAAAAGAGCTCAGATTTAAGCACTGTGGGAGCTCTCACGGGAGCTGGCTCTGCAGACATTTCTGGAGCTAACAGAGATCCTACGGAAGAGTGGGACACCCCATAGAATTGGTGGGAGTTTTTATTGGTAGAGCTCTTTTGGAAATTAATTTGGCAACAAATGGGCCAGGCACGGTCCCCGTCCCCGAAAGTCCCTCCACCCCCTCAAAAGTTCCTTCATTATCATTGACTCCGGAACTCCACCCAGGCCTTAACTCATTCCAAGAGAAGTCAATGGAATGAAAAGGAATATAAATGAAAGCATTCATTTCTGGGTCGTCAACAACAGGAAAAGAGGAGATTCCCTCAACTGGGAAGCGGTTAAGCAAATAATGGGATATCCATCTCAAGGATGCTTCTGCCAGCTTTGACACGGCACTGGTGTTGTGTAGTGTGTTGTCTGTTCCTCCTCTACTGAAGTTTCTGAGCCCTGTCCTTCACCTCTTTATAGTAAAGGCTAGCACCGGGGTTGGGAGGGGTCCTTGAATTTGGGGATGCAAATGGGCAGGTCTTGATAAAGAAGACAGAGAACACCGAGAAGGAAGACCTCTGGTAGGGGCAGTAAATACTAAACGGCTTCACACTCTGTTCATAGTGCCTCCGGGAGTTTTAAAGCCCCACACGCGCAGCAGATGGCCACCCGGGATGGTGGCGAGGACCACAGGCAACTCCACACCGAGGTGTGAAGGCTTTAGGGGGATTTTCTGTTAAAAATAGGCCACAGACAACGCATTCTTTCTTCTTGGATCATAGTCATGGTTTCTATTCTGAAAGGTATGGAAATATGGGAAGGGTGGTGCCAGCGTCCAAACACGTGCGTGGTACCCAAATGTTGTGCCCATCCCAGAGCTCGTCCACTAACGGGCGAGGCTGCCGGCAAACCCAGTGGCTTCAGCCCCGGAACGGCCCTTCAGGACACAAAGACAGAGCCCAGTCCTGCCATCGCCGCTGCCCTTCCCTGGCCCAGGCTCAGCCCAGGTGTCTGCGGCAGAAGCAGATGACCAAAGCCTAtccccgcccgccccccgccccctgccccgcccaccaGGGCGGCTCACCGGCAGCTCAGCACCTCCTCTGGCTTCAGCATCCTCACCAGTTCCACCTTGGGCTCAGCGCCCTTCTCCATGAGGCTCTTCAGCTTGCGCTCGTAGGAGATCTCGGTGGACCTGCCTAGTACCAAGTCCCTCAGGAGGGTCGACCTCCGACCGAAGACTGGCGTTTCCTGCAGCAGGGGGTCCAGGACGCTCTGGCGGTGGTACTGCAGGGACCGCTGAATGGACTCCAGGGCGATTGCATCCTTGATGTCGAGGTCTGCAATTGGACAGATGTCAGCAGGGAGTTAGATCTGCTGGAGGGGGGAGACAGGACAGGCAGGAAGTGGGGGAGGCCTGCCAGACAGCCTGAGGTAGGAGGTCTCTTCAAGGCTTTGCAGGCTCTTCTCCGCATGGGCTTAATTCTCGCTCATCTTGACttgccccctttctctctgcctcctcggctctctccttttccctcctatCTTcacccccttctctccatcttctcttctctccttcctcacctGAAAGGAGCCTCTGCTTGGAGGAGGTAGGGGAAGCTAGCAAAGATCAACTCTGAgacggttttttgtttgtttgtttggttggttgagATGAGgtttctaaaggaaaaacaatttatTGGATTAAAGGGGAGAAAAGTATTGCAGGCAGGATGAACAGCATGTGCAGGTAGAGGGGCAGCATATCCAGGCAGGAGGAACAGAATGTGCAGGCATGAGGAATAGCATgtgcaagcaggaggaacagcatgtgcaacaGGAGGAACAGCAGATACAGACAGGAGGAACAGCATGTGCAGACAGGAGGAACAGCATGTGTGGGTGTGAGGAACAGAATATGCAGCAGGAAGAACAGCATGTGCAGGTAGGAGGAACACCATGGGCAGGGTGGAGGAATACCATGTGTATGTATGAGGAACAGCATGTACGGGTGTgagaaacagcatgtgttggtgTGAGGAACAGCATGTGCAGGTAGGAGGAACAGCATTGTGGGTGTGAGGAACAGCATGTGCAGGTAGGAGGAACAGCATGTGTGGGTGTGAGGAACAGCATGTGCAGGTAGGAGGAACAGCATGTGTGGGTGTGAGGAACAGAATGTgcagcaggaggaacagcatgTGTGGGTGTAAATACAGCATGTGCAGGCAGGAAGAATAGCATGCGTGGGTGTGAGGAACAGCATGTGATGGCAGAAGGAACAACATGTACAGGCAGGAGGAACAATTATATGAAATGAAATGGTGAGTGTCTGATGTTATCCAAATATGGAGTTTGTACTGAATTAAATACTGTGAGGGCTAGTGCTTGGAggacttaattttttcttcttgctaAATGTACCACTAAgtcttttatagatttttactGATAAGAATGGtatgttttcttcccatttccattTAAGTTTAGAAAAAAGACTATTGTGttacaatgtatatttttctagttAGAATTTCTTGAGTTTTATAGATATGTAATCATATCgggggaaaatgaaaatatcttcctctaacatttagaaaaattatgTACTTTTCTTGACATATTGCATTTGGCAGACTTtctaacacaatgtcaataatgATGATAGCAGTCatgcctcattttcttcctgattttaattaaataagcATTTCATAATTTAGAATGATACTTGCCACTATTTTTGgtatgttttataatattaagagcttaatatttaatttacattgaATTTTTATTAGTAATAATTGCTTGATTCTACCTTTTGCTTTTCTGTCATTTACTGacatgatcatatggtttttcctTTACATTATTGATGGAGTAAATTATATTCTTAGATGTTCTGATAGTGATAACCTAACCATTCCTAATCTGCTGTAAGAAATCTTGTCATTAAATCCTCCccagaaactaataatacactatgtatGAACTAacttgagtttaaataaaatctcaaaagaaaataaattttatcctctcaaaaaaaaggaaaaaaaagaaaccccattttGTCATAGGATGTTATTAATTTCATACatcaatatattttcatatatttgatttatttgctaaaagttttaatatattcttttgcaTCTCTATtactttcttgaaaatatttgaatattgtgGTTCTGATGCCTTGTTGGATTAATACAAAAGTGTCTGTGTTTTATAGGTCTGGAATAGTTGAAGTGACATTGGGTTTATTCATTCTTGAAAAGGTAGATAGAACCTGGTTTGAAGCCTTTTGACCTGGTGACTTGTTCAGTGAGAAAGTGTCAACTGCTTTCAATTTTTACTTCAGAAATTGCTCTCTTCAAGTTTCTGAtgtcaattttaataatttattgtaTGAGAGGAAATGatatatttcttctaggttgtcaaaTACATCAGAGAGAGGTGCTTCTAGTATTCTATAATAGCTCAGTTAATGTATTTCTCATCTTTGCTTATGTATCTATTCTCATACCAAATCTTGTacatttttgctcttctttttttttttttttgaagattttatttatttatttatttatttaagcacaagggggaggggtaagggggagggagagggagagaatctcaagtagactttctgttgagcatggagcctgatgcagggcttgatctcatgaccctgagatcatgacttgtgctgaaatcaagagtcagaagcttaactgactgagccagccaggggcctctTTACTCTTCTTCTTAACAATGGTCATGAGGACTTCATACTATTCATGACTTGCTTTTTCAAAAAGCTAGCTTTGGATTTAGGATGTAGCCTTTTAACTAGTTTTTATCTTGCGTTTCATTAATCTCAGCTGGAATTTAATATATGAAAGCTCTCTTTTTCATATCAATTATTTCTCttaaagtattataaataatgaattgttaaagtattcattttttcttttttgcattatAAAGACaagaattattaattttagttGTTAGTATAAGTTTTCTTCCGAGGATCGATTTTGCCTTTGTTCCCATAGGTAAGAAACAGggttattttcatgattttttttccccctctctgataTAGGGTATTTTAGGACTGCATTTCTCAATTTCTGACTGTTAAGTTGGGaatatcttttaatttaaattttatttctaattattgcTTTAGGATAATGTAGGTTGCCCTAAAATCTTAACTTTTTGGAAGTTAATGTTTTCTCAGCAGTGAATAAGTAGATGAGATTTGTGGATATTCTTTAGCTACATAAAAATGCATTCTTTATTCAAATATGAAGTTATGTCTCTTTGATTCTAAAGGAGGTATGTTAAAACCTCCCACTATAACTGTATTTTATTAGGTTCTTTTTGCAGTTCTCAATAATTATCTATTTAGCTACTATATTTTTGGTATGTGCAGGCTTATGATTATTTATCctctttaacatttaaaaatatccctCTTTTACCCTACATGTTTCCTTTAGTCTTAATTCCACCTCATCTGTTTGCATTTCATGCTTCTTCTTGGTCTATCCTTTTGTTTTCAATCCTTCTGTAttaaacctgattttttttaatggctacctttttttaaaaactaacatgtaatgtattatttgccccaggggtacaggtctgtaaatcatcaggcttacacatttcacagcactcagcatatcacacaccctccccaatgtccatcacccaaccaccctctccctacccccctcctcctggcaaacctcagtttgttctgtgagactgagaatctcttatggtttgtctccctcttgatcccatcttgttttgtttttccttccctacccccaaattttgcctctcaaactcctcatatcagggagatcatgtgataattgtctttctctgattgacttacttcactcagcatgataccctctagttccatccatgtcattgcaaatggcaagatttcaattcttttgatggctacatagtatttcattgtatgtatctctctatatatttatagatatatagatatatgataacttctttatccattcatctgttgataaacatttaggttctttcaatagtttggctattgtggacattgctgctgtaaacattcaggtgcatgtgcccctttggatcactacatttgtatctttagggtaaatacccagtagtgcaattgctgggtcatagggtagctctatcttcaacttgttgaggaacctccatgctgttttccagagtggctgcaccagctgcattcccaccaacagtgtaggaggattcccatttctctgcatcctcgtcagcatctgtagtttcctgacttgttaattttagccattctgactggtgtgagatggcatctcattgtggttttgatttgtacttccctgatgccgagtgatgtggagcactttttcatgtatctcctggccatctggatgccttctttgcagaaatgtctgttcatgtcctctgcccatttcttgattgaattaattgttctttgggggttgagtttgataagttcttcatagattttggatattaacccttcatctgatatgtcatttgcaaatatcttctcccattctgtcagtgatcttttggttttgttcactgtttcctttgctgtgcaa contains:
- the C16H16orf78 gene encoding uncharacterized protein C16orf78 homolog isoform X1 — protein: MMEKSEHLKSAMPTERKSAWRTIEERRMSDLTRVLEWLERRKGKKKQMYDLQQKPKGVTSPKTNGKEGRKDLNILKQQKGNRQVAFAKQSRRQCAKKDGDPTVHGKIYGSVDPKGNRLSIIPSSYTRDGPRKSDLDIKDAIALESIQRSLQYHRQSVLDPLLQETPVFGRRSTLLRDLVLGRSTEISYERKLKSLMEKGAEPKVELVRMLKPEEVLSCRYLRLSKNNIRTLLKLCKDAGMNVDIHPHMVEGEIDAKKVFNQNPSVAL
- the C16H16orf78 gene encoding uncharacterized protein C16orf78 homolog isoform X2, with the translated sequence MMEKSEHLKSAMPTERKSAWRTIEERRMSDLTRVLEWLERRKGKKKQMYDLQKPKGVTSPKTNGKEGRKDLNILKQQKGNRQVAFAKQSRRQCAKKDGDPTVHGKIYGSVDPKGNRLSIIPSSYTRDGPRKSDLDIKDAIALESIQRSLQYHRQSVLDPLLQETPVFGRRSTLLRDLVLGRSTEISYERKLKSLMEKGAEPKVELVRMLKPEEVLSCRYLRLSKNNIRTLLKLCKDAGMNVDIHPHMVEGEIDAKKVFNQNPSVAL